From the Streptomyces nigrescens genome, one window contains:
- the lexA gene encoding transcriptional repressor LexA, whose amino-acid sequence MTTTADSATITAQSHSQSRFEHPQKAQRPMDDATLDSEEQKPARALPGRPPGIRADSSGLTDRQRRVIEVIRDSVQRRGYPPSMREIGQAVGLSSTSSVAHQLMALERKGFLRRDPHRPRAYEVRGSDQASSAATETAGKPAASYVPLVGRIAAGGPILAEESVEDVFPLPRQLVGDGELFVLKVVGDSMIEAAICDGDWVTVRRQPVAENGDIVAAMLDGEATVKRFKREDGHVWLLPHNSAYQPIPGDEATILGKVVAVLRRV is encoded by the coding sequence GTGACCACCACCGCAGACAGCGCGACCATCACTGCACAAAGCCACTCCCAGAGCCGGTTCGAGCACCCGCAGAAGGCACAGCGGCCGATGGACGACGCCACGTTGGACTCCGAAGAGCAGAAGCCCGCCCGCGCACTGCCCGGCCGGCCCCCAGGGATCCGGGCCGACAGCTCCGGGCTCACCGACCGCCAGCGCCGGGTGATCGAAGTGATCCGGGATTCCGTGCAGCGGCGCGGCTACCCGCCGTCCATGCGCGAGATCGGCCAGGCCGTCGGCCTGTCCAGCACCTCCTCCGTCGCCCACCAGCTCATGGCGCTCGAGCGCAAGGGTTTCCTGCGGCGCGACCCGCACCGCCCCCGGGCGTACGAGGTCCGCGGTTCGGACCAGGCCAGCAGCGCCGCGACGGAGACCGCGGGCAAGCCCGCCGCGTCCTACGTCCCGCTCGTCGGCCGCATCGCCGCCGGCGGTCCGATCCTCGCGGAGGAGTCGGTCGAGGACGTCTTCCCGCTCCCCCGCCAGCTCGTCGGCGACGGCGAACTGTTCGTGCTGAAGGTCGTCGGCGACTCCATGATCGAAGCCGCCATCTGCGACGGCGACTGGGTCACGGTCCGCCGCCAGCCGGTCGCCGAGAACGGTGACATCGTCGCCGCCATGCTGGACGGCGAGGCCACCGTCAAGCGCTTCAAGCGCGAGGACGGCCATGTGTGGCTGCTGCCGCACAACTCCGCGTACCAGCCGATCCCCGGTGACGAGGCGACCATCCTCGGCAAGGTGGTGGCGGTACTGCGCCGCGTCTGA